From a single Geothermobacter hydrogeniphilus genomic region:
- a CDS encoding isoprenylcysteine carboxylmethyltransferase family protein: MGNGLLNLSWFYLLLLAQRGAELLLCARNRRRLLARGGREHAPRSYRGMVALHLGFLLLLAIEAYPFTVPGDLLTWSLLAGYGLVQLLRYWAIWSLGDFWNTRIVVIPGTRRIRTGPYRWMRHPNYLAMTLEFAIIPLLLRTPTTLLLFIPLLLVTLRRRIALEEEALGKGADFDTHSRAN, from the coding sequence TTCTACCTGCTGCTGCTCGCCCAGCGGGGCGCCGAACTGTTGCTCTGCGCCCGCAACCGTCGCCGTCTGCTGGCTCGCGGCGGCCGTGAACACGCCCCCCGCAGCTACCGCGGGATGGTGGCCCTCCACCTTGGTTTTCTCCTGCTGTTAGCGATCGAAGCCTACCCCTTCACGGTGCCGGGAGATCTGTTGACCTGGAGTCTGCTGGCCGGCTACGGGCTGGTTCAGCTGCTGCGCTACTGGGCGATCTGGTCGCTCGGCGACTTCTGGAACACCCGCATTGTCGTCATTCCCGGAACGCGTCGAATTCGGACCGGACCCTACCGCTGGATGCGCCATCCCAACTATCTCGCCATGACCCTCGAATTCGCCATCATCCCCCTGCTGCTGCGTACTCCGACCACCCTGCTGCTGTTCATCCCCCTGCTGCTGGTGACCCTGCGACGGCGCATTGCCCTGGAAGAGGAAGCATTGGGGAAAGGGGCCGACTTCGACACTCATTCACGTGCCAATTGA